A genomic window from Motacilla alba alba isolate MOTALB_02 chromosome 2, Motacilla_alba_V1.0_pri, whole genome shotgun sequence includes:
- the LRRC14B gene encoding leucine-rich repeat-containing protein 14B, producing the protein MKSLRFISAEAFVSNAEFARKSLRAVAHDLFPLLFKASYLLEQGEVIHDLVENWPLFDFNMGKLLGATLDYEEDLSHRTCSVCLESCLTGLRDYVLNQSSPYMKKLKVVDLTGIKDVEVQFCKCKKTMGRWARTQLLSKLCSDLLVYLQQAQCNPGTFEVSINVLIDLFVTERNYELVVQALLKKCSCPLKICCVAFRSDNLTLQKFFYIIKLTDPSLLRKLEIVHNVHLEMEHLEMLFNSIHFPLLMSLTLPARTFNVRRFTATDEQMLTNIGEKMGEMTQLTELSVSFSILTGRIQKLLSPLKTPLKMLDVSNCSLNHADMAFLANSFHANNLEALDLSGHDIPELYPSTFFKLLSHCSSVLRSLTLEDCNIQDTHVNMLILGLSPCQKLQEFKFIGNPLSSQALKHLFTFLCELPMLKNVEFPVPRDCYPIGITYPIDDASVCRFDHQKYERVAEELNLILLQANRDDVKASTPLFGSYDAAVQETNNELGAYLIKSFKETLEKFTSSFNKMS; encoded by the exons ATGAAGTCTCTCCGATTCATTAGCGCCGAAGCATTTGTGTCAAATGCAGAGTTTGCCAGGAAGAGTCTCAGGGCTGTTGCCCATGATCTTTTTCCGCTTCTTTTTAAAGCCAGCTATTTACTGGAGCAAGGGGAAGTGATTCACGACTTGGTAGAGAACTGGCCACTTTTTGATTTTAACATGGGAAAACTTTTGGGAGCTACTCTGGACTACGAGGAAGACCTGAGCCATAGAACATGCTCAGTGTGCTTGGAAAGCTGTCTGACAGGGCTGAGAGACTATGTGCTGAATCAGTCTTCTCCCTACATGAAAAAGTTGAAAGTGGTCGACCTGACGGGTATAAAAGATGTTGAAGTTCAGTTTTGTAAGTGCAAGAAGACAATGGGCAGGTGGGCCAGAACACAGCTGCTCTCTAAGCTTTGTTCAGACCTCCTGGTTTACCTGCAACAAGCACAGTGCAATCCAGGTACCTTTGAAGTCAGTATCAATGTACTAATTGACTTGTTTGTTACAGAGCGGAACTATGAGCTGGTCGTGCAGGCCCTGTTGAAGAAATGCAGTTGTCCGCTGAAAATCTGCTGTGTGGCATTCAGATCTGACAACCTGACCTTGCAGAAATTCTTCTATATCATAAAGCTTACTGATCCCTCCTTGTTGCGCAAACTGGAAATAGTTCATAATGTTCACTTGGAAATGGAACACTTGGAAATGCTCTTCAACAGTATCCACTTCCCTCTATTGATGTCCTTGACCTTGCCAGCACGAACATTTAATGTGCGGAGGTTCACGGCTACAGATGAACAGATGCTTACAAACATTGGCGAAAAGATGGGTGAAATGACACAGCTTACGGAGCTGAGTGTGTCATTTTCTATACTCACTGGAAGAATACAGAAACTTCTCAG CCCACTAAAAACTCCACTGAAGATGCTGGATGTTTCTAACTGCTCCTTGAACCATGCTGATATGGCCTTTTTGGCCAATAGTTTCCATGCCAATAATTTGGAAGCCCTGGACCTGAGTGGTCACGATATACCTGAGCTTTACCCATCAACATTCTTTAAGCTCCTCAGCCATTGCTCTTCAGTGCTCAGGAGTCTTACCCTGGAGGACTGTAATATCCAAGACACTCATGTCAACATGTTGATTTTGGGTTTAAGCCCTTGTCAGAAACTACAGGAGTTTAAGTTTATTGGAAACCCACTGTCATCCCAAGCACTTAAACATCTTTTCACATTTCTCTGTGAGTTGCCAATGCTGAAAAATGTGGAGTTCCCAGTTCCAAGGGATTGCTACCCTATTGGCATCACCTACCCCATTGATGATGCCAGTGTTTGCAGATTTGATCACCAAAAATATGAAAGGGTAGCAGAGGAGCTTAACCTCATTTTACTCCAAGCAAATAGAGATGATGTGAAGGCTTCAACGCCACTCTTTGGGAGTTATGATGCAGCTGTTCAGGAGACAAACAATGAACTGGGAGCTTACTTGATCAAGTCCTTCAAAGAGACTTTAGAGAAGTTCACTTCTTCATTTAACAAAATGAGTTAA